CACCGCCACGCGCATGATCAGCTCCGCGTCCGCGCGGGTGATCTGCCCGTCGCCGTCCGCGTCGCCGCGGCCCGGAACGTCGAAGCTGGCCGGGATCGGCCGCCCCGCCAGGTAGGCATAAACGGCAAGGGCGTCGGCCGATGTGATTCGGCCGTCGCCATTGACGTCACCCACCAGGCCGGGGTCACGCTGCTGGGCCAGTGCGGGGATCAGGGCGCCCAGCAGCAGCACCCCGGCCAGCACGGCCGCCTTGAGTGAAAAGCGACGCATCATCGTTCTATAT
The Longimicrobium sp. DNA segment above includes these coding regions:
- a CDS encoding dockerin type I repeat-containing protein gives rise to the protein MMRRFSLKAAVLAGVLLLGALIPALAQQRDPGLVGDVNGDGRITSADALAVYAYLAGRPIPASFDVPGRGDADGDGQITRADAELIMRVAV